The following are encoded together in the Fusarium keratoplasticum isolate Fu6.1 chromosome 1, whole genome shotgun sequence genome:
- a CDS encoding Transcription initiation factor TFIID, subunit TAF1, with protein sequence MAADTEFSSFDESAWKAQNAADDREIAKLLEQSQEGGNGGLKLDDTPFDQTGKAEDAEDFEDISDDDLPEEEEPSAGVSMEMPGLTDDGGTSNDADDLFGEGPSSPDPILGPSSPAPHVRDADTGDDTQPMDAGLSFPGINFDPEPHLNGANQDPDIPAPAETVEDLLKATWPAFKKGHILTWSELLPAKKATWKEKKPVKKPKPLVTSKLTLDLAPDQEKLFRIPGTATITRKAKQNEERGLVVCGQDDANRADDTVQFDLDQESDSETVAGFTLRDIELACEDWSVHINTVEANFKAKQVAEQEQQQARKRAFEEQDDEWDAEFLMDLGDDAPQRPKKRKTVQLGLPEIPRYSAPSFDNFEDTTRRGAKRVHLDMGDPYLLLDTQDLQRSAKRPRQDNKLKRMANGNLGRDVSQRFNISNDEAYEALKENHQSKVRATLGNISVEHSMPAIKLLWPYYKVKLSGTTDEYHRPRFRYKKFAGHTIKFDKPNHHKRKQMKGKAHEVFLKSKDLSINDNSVAVLYEYCEQRPRVLSNFGMGNRLINYYRRKDNNDDEQLPKQELGEYRMLLPEDRSPFSLFGTVDAGETVPTLHNEMYRAPVFKHNPRGSDFLVVRSTTGEHGSKWFLHKIDHLYVVGQQFPSVEVPGPHSRKVTNASKNRMKMLAFRMIRHSDTDNCQLSDITKHIAESTDTQNRQKLKEFLQYDRESGEKGMWRLKPGEILPDESAIRSMIKPEEVCLLDAMQLGIKELEDAGYDPRNATIEDDVQMQDADGDDEDADEDGSRVAKGTKKQPEKQEETLADKMAPWKTTKAFIDACAQKAMLQLHGEGDPTGHGLGFSFIRTSMKGGYIEAVQGPLATSADAMEREKRANGGHAYNVKKQQAMYEEGIREIWEKQKATLSDAQEHDDKDVAVTEDEDDRFNVQSAMTPAQFDDGTSQISGLTSSSRHPRRAIRITRDVRMPDGTIQQRTEVVHDPVVISQYMKRRTEADLEMRDIYSSRPTGNADHDRLAGIRIKKELERLEKNKARRQAREQQKELHQKASAGDAASPSVNGDKIPTGTTRKCANCGQVGHIKTNKKLCPLLNGTMKADNGAAEHGGFGNYNAPTGTAGSPS encoded by the exons ATGGCTGCCGATACCGAGTTCTCGTCATTTGATGAGAGTGCCTGGAAGGCCCAGAATGCTGCCGACGACCGAGAGATTGCGAAGCTGCTCGAGCAGAGCCAGGAGGGCGGTAATGGcggcctcaagctcgacgatACACCCTTCGATCAAACCggcaaggccgaggacgCCGAGGACTTTGAGGACATCAGCGACGATGATCTaccagaggaggaggagccaagCGCTGGCGTTTCCATGGAGATGCCCGGTCTGACAGATGATGGCGGAACTAGTAATGATGCCGACGACCTGTTTGGCGAAGGACCATCCTCACCCGATCCGATTCTCGGCCCTTCCTCCCCCGCGCCTCACGTTCGCGATGCAGACACTGGTGACGATACTCAGCCTATGGATGCTGGTCTCAGCTTCCCAGGCATCAACTTCGACCCCGAACCCCATCTCAACGGCGCGAACCAAGACCCCGACATCCCTGCCCCGGCCGAAACCGTTGAAGATCTCCTCAAGGCTACCTGGCCTGCTTTCAAGAAGGGACATATTCTGACCTGGAGTGAACTCCTtccggccaagaaggctacatggaaggagaagaagcctgtcAAGAAGCCGAAGCCTCTTGTCACCAGCAAACTCACATTGGATCTCGCCCCCGACCAGGAAAAGCTCTTCCGCATCCCCGGCACTGCAACCATTACTCGTAAGGCGAAGCAGAATGAAGAAAGGGGCCTCGTGGTGTGTGGTCAAGACGATGCGAACCGAGCCGACGATACTGTGCAATTCGACCTTGACCAAGAATCCGACTCGGAAACCGTTGCCGGCTTTACCCTCCGCGACATCGAACTTGCCTGCGAGGACTGGAGTGTCCACATTAACACTGTGGAGGCGAATTTTAAGGCGAAGCAAGTCGCCGAGCAGGAACAGCAGCAAGCACGGAAACGCGCATTTGAGGAGCAGGATGATGAGTGGGATGCCGAATTTTTGATGgaccttggagatgatgcgcCACAACGtcccaagaagcgcaagaccGTCCAGCTTGGCCTGCCTGAGATTCCCCGATACTCGGCTCCATCGTTTGACAACTTTGAAGACACAACGCGCCGAGGCGCTAAGCGCGTTCATCTCGACATGGGCGACCCTTATCTCCTTCTCGACACCCAAGACCTCCAGAGAAGCGCAAAGCGACCACGCCAAGACAACAAACTCAAGCGCATGGCCAATGGCAATCTCGGCCGCGATGTCTCCCAGCGATTCAACATTTCCAACGACGAGGCATACGAGGCGCTCAAGGAGAACCACCAAAGCAAGGTCCGCGCAACTCTCGGCAACATCTCTGTCGAACACAGTATGCCTGCCATCAAGCTGTTGTGGCCTTACTACAAGGTTAAGCTCAGTGGTACGACTGATGAGTATCATCGCCCTCGCTTCAGGTACAAGAAGTTTGCTGGCCATACCATCAAATTTGACAAGCCCAACCACCACAAGCGAAAGCAGATGAAGGGCAAGGCACACGAAGTCTTTTTGAAGTCCAAGGACCTGAGCATCAACGACAACTCCGTCGCCGTTCTTTACGAATACTGCGAACAACGCCCCCGAGTTCTTAGCAACTTTGGCATGGGTAACCGTCTCATCAACTATTATCGACGAAAGGACAACAATGATGACGAACAGCTGCCCAAGCAAGAACTCGGCGAGTACCGCATGCTTCTTCCTGAAGATCGATCACCATTCTCCCTCTTCGGCACTGTTGACGCTGGTGAGACAGTTCCCACCTTGCACAACGAAATGTATCGCGCTCCCGTTTTCAAGCACAACCCCCGAGGCAGCGATTTTCTCGTTGTTCGCAGCACCACTGGAGAGCACGGGTCCAAATGGTTCCTGCACAAGATTGACCATCTCTACGTCGTTGGCCAACAATTCCCTTCGGTGGAGGTTCCGGGACCTCACAGTCGCAAGGTTACGAATGCTTCCAAGAACCGGATGAAGATGCTGGCTTTCCGTATGATTAGGCATAGCGATACGGACAATTGCCAGCTGTCTGACATCACTAAACACATCGCCGAGTCAACCGATACTCAGAACCGTCAAAAGCTCAAGGAATTCCTTCAGTATGACCGAGAGAGTGGTGAAAAGGGCATGTGGCGTCTGAAGCCTGGAGAGATTCTACCAGATGAGAGCGCGATCCGGTCCATGATCAAGCCTGAGGAGGTTTGTTTGCTTGATGCAATGCAACTCGGCATCAAGGAGCTGGAAGATGCCGGCTACGACCCTCGAAACGCTACTATCGAGGACGATGTTCAGATGCAAGACGCAGACggagacgatgaagatgctgatgaggatggtagCAGAGTGGCCAAGGGCACGAAGAAACAGCCAGAGAAGCAAGAAGAGACCCTCGCCGACAAGATGGCGCCTTGGAAGACGACAAAAGCCTTTATCGATGCATGCGCTCAAAAGGCCATGCTGCAACTCCACGGCGAAGGCGACCCGACAGGCCATGGTCTCGGTTTCAGTTTCATTCGTACGTCTATGAAGGGTGGTTATATCGAAGCCGTCCAAGGACCCCTTGCCACGTCGGCAGATGCCATGGAACGGGAGAAGCGAGCAAACGGTGGGCACGCTTACAAcgtcaagaagcagcaggcCATGTATGAGGAGGGCATCCGTGAGATCtgggagaagcagaaggcGACACTCTCAGATGCTCAGGAACATGACGACAAAGATGTTGCAGTgacagaagatgaggatgacagATTTAACGTGCAGTCTGCGATGACCCCAGCGCAGTTCGACGACGGTACCAGCCAAATTAGTGGTTTGACTTCATCCAGCCGACACCCACGACGCGCAATCCGCATTACACGAGACGTCCGGATGCCCGATGGCACCATCCAACAGCGAACCGAAGTTGTTCACGATCCGGTTGTGATTTCGCAATATATGAAGCGACGAACTGAGGCGGACCTTGAAATGAGAGA CATCTACAGTTCAAGGCCTACGGGCAATGCCGACCATGACCGTCTTGCAGGCATTAG AATCAAGAAGGAACTTGAGCGActcgagaagaacaaggcccgacgacaagctcgagaGCAGCAGAAGGAGCTGCACCAGAAAGCCAGCGCTGGTGATGCCGCATCACCGAGCGTTAATGGGGATAAGATCCCCACTGGAACAACTCGCAAGTGTGCCAATTGTGGCCAGGTCGGTCACATCAAGACCAATAAGAA GTTATGTCCTCTGCTCAACGGTACGATGAAGGCGGACAACGGTGCTGCCGAGCATGGAGGCTTTGGTAACTACAACGCCCCAACGGGCACTGCTGGGTCACCAAGTTAG
- a CDS encoding FAS1 domain-containing protein: MKPLLALSTLLTLSTSSQVPLGDVKPDLHRLHLPVMPAAPLNQPSIALADILGTQRSLTSFSSFARMDPATEERLSDLGTNTTVLAPLNSAVDALPRKPWEQPGDYAALGADAYEGDKGQDRARTNMRKFVEAHLVPESPWGENDKVKTVGGKEVWWVEKDGKRVVMPDEIEVEHVVGQVGNGELWILKGVLNYA; encoded by the exons ATGAAACCTCTCCTCGCGTTATCAAccctcctcaccctctccaCATCCTCCCAAGTCCCTCTCGGCGACGTCAAACCCGACCTTCACCGTCTGCACCTGCCCGTCATGCCCGCAGCGCCGCTCAACCAGCCCTCGATCGCCCTGGCCGACATCCTGGGCACTCAGCGCTCGCTGACATCGTTTTCTTCGTTTGCGCGGATGGATCCTGCGACTGAAGAGCGGCTCTCCGACCTTGGGACAAATACTACTGTTCTTGCGCCGCTCAACTCGGCTGTGGACGCGCTCCCGCGGAAGCCATGGGAGCAGCCGGGGGATTACGCTGCGCTGGGGGCGGATGCGTATGAGGGTGACAAGGGGCAGGATCGCGCGCGGACGAATATGAGGAAGTTTGTGGAGGCGCATCTTGTGCCGGAGAGCCCGTGGGGGGAGaatgacaaggtcaagactgTTGGGGGTAAGGAGGTTTGGtgggttgagaaggatggcaagaGGGTGGTTATGCCGGATGAGATCGAGGTTGAGCATGTGGTCGGCCAGGTCGGTAATGGAGAACTG TGGATTCTCAAGGGAGTATTGAACTACGCCTAA
- a CDS encoding MADS-box domain-containing protein, which yields MGRRKIEIKAIKDDRNRSVTFLKRKGGLFKKAHELSVLCSVDVAVFIFGNNKKLYEYSSSDMRQLITRYQYHGGPNEHKGPSDFNGGNDEEEEEEGDGTPPHAPEGVENQMMPPHFHGQAQPPFPQIRHHTPSASPPIGNGPFQGHPGHPIQRTHTPQPSIGSRPGSRNDIRRMGPAMVSQPPPPTGPPHAGISYMPTPPIYNPPHPSGLMPQQGPTPQYATYHPQPSPMPQHSPYMDDRRSPMPSPMPPAYSSQPPSQGLQAPARPTPSPQPNHQQLPPNPIPQISPPPPQPQQVERRLQDPPPPPPVEPKTESQERPQPPLLNTDTAIKKLPQRKSHSIFTPIEENRSILSQHLASFANEPMKSESAAAAAAANAASAANRSQSVDVGALNRVGDTSKSPHLPQRASTQADDKSRTVSLSSIPETTLTPPSRSNSVKVGGGPGGARPRGPRLTVQIPDGGSEAGGSARTADSNSPRNPTESTTQAPQRHNSQSSLVLPPPSPSAQTLLSAGATGPPNPFARPPPQQNVNGDTPVSALPSRFLTNELLPSPSSFYPDWNFRGGDSNTLPSPLNFATPVVGSGPSFLRDDNLNSSINSNSNNATSTSNGTYNSSLHVNTSNSTATKRKTPELGATAQSEAEESTDPKRLKVE from the exons ATGGGACGAAGAAAGATTGAAATCAAAGCGATCAAGGATGACAGGAATCGCTCTGT CACCTTCCTGAAGCGAAAGGGCGGCCTTTTCAAGAAGGCACACGAGCTCTCCGTCCTGTGCTCCGTCGATGTCGCCGTATTCATTTTTGGCAATAATAAGAAGCTCTACGAATATTCATCTTCAGATATGCGACAGCTCATCACACGATACCAATAT CATGGCGGTCCCAACGAACACAAAGGCCCATCCGATTTCAACGGCGGTaacgacgaggaggaggaagaggagggcgatggcaCTCCTCCCCACGCGCCCGAAGGTGTCGAGAACCAGATGATGCCTCCCCATTTTCACGGCCAGGCCCAGCCCCCGTTCCCCCAGATCCGACACCACACGCCTTCAGCATCGCCGCCCATTGGCAACGGCCCTTTCCAAGGACACCCGGGCCATCCTATTCAGCGCACGCATACCCCACAGCCTTCGATCGGCTCACGGCCGGGATCTCGAAATGACATCCGCCGGATGGGCCCCGCCATGGTCTCTCAACCTCCGCCTCCTACCGGACCTCCGCATGCCGGGATTAGCTATATGCCTACGCCTCCCATCTACAACCCTCCTCATCCCTCTGGTTTGATGCCCCAGCAGGGGCCTACCCCTCAGTATGCCACCTACCACCCACAGCCAAGTCCAATGCCGCAGCACAGTCCCTACATGGACGACCGAAGATCCCCCATGCCATCGCCTATGCCTCCTGCCTACTCGTCGCAACCGCCTTCGCAAGGGCTCCAGGCTCCGGCGCGTCCAACCCCGTCTCCTCAGCCAAACCACCAGCAACTGCCACCGAACCCTATACCGCAAAtctcgccgcctccacctcAGCCGCAGCAGGTCGAGCGTCGTCTGCAGGaccctccaccacctcctcccgTGGAACCCAAGACGGAATCCCAAGAACGCCCTCAGCCGCCCCTGCTCAACACGGATACAGCCATCAAGAAACTGCCCCAGCGGAAATCTCACAGCATCTTTACGCCCATTGAGGAGAACCGTTCTATTCTGTCCCAGCATCTTGCCTCTTTCGCAAATGAGCCCATGAAATCGGAATCAGCGGctgcagcagcggcagctaATGCGGCCAGTGCCGCCAATCGGTCGCAGTCGGTAGATGTGGGTGCGCTCAACCGAGTGGGTGACACCTCAAAATCGCCTCACTTGCCACAGCGCGCCAGCACACAAGCTGATGACAAGTCCCGAACTGTCTCATTGTCATCAATACCAGAGACCACATTGACGCCGCCCTCACGGTCCAACAGCGTCAAGGTTGGCGGTGGTCCCGGCGGAGCGCGGCCTAGGGGGCCCCGTTTGACGGTGCAGATTCCCGATGGCGGTTCAGAGGCTGGTGGCAGCGCGCGCACAGCTGACTCTAATTCACCACGGAATCCTACTGAGAGCACAACGCAGGCGCCTCAACGCCACAACTCTCAGTCATCGCTCGTCTTACCgcctccatcaccttctGCCCAAACATTGCTGTCAGCCGGCGCCACCGGGCCACCAAATCCCTTTGCTCGGCCGCCGCCTCAGCAGAACGTGAACGGAGACACTCCAGTATCAGCACTACCGTCTCGATTCCTGACAAATGAGTTGTTGCCAAGCCCAAGTAGTTTCTACCCAGATTGGAACTTCAGGGGAGGCGACAGCAATACGCTTCCCAGCCCGCTCAACTTTGCTACTCCTGTAGTCGGATCAGGGCCCAGCTTCCTAAGAGATGACAACTTGAATTCCAGCATCAATAGCAACTCGAATAACGCTACATCCACCTCCAACGGCACCTACAATTCGAGTTTGCATGTCAATACAAGCAATTCAACGGCAACGAAGCGTAAAACGCCCGAGTTGGGTGCCACAGCCCAGAGTGAGGCAGAGGAGTCGACGGACCCTAAAAGGCTCAAGGTTGAGTGA